The following are encoded in a window of Nibricoccus aquaticus genomic DNA:
- the hemN gene encoding oxygen-independent coproporphyrinogen III oxidase, with translation MISTHDALLSASSATPPLDLELIKKYAAAAPRYTSYPPATQFTADLPAIRFEDAIAEDNATGVRPLSLYIHLPFCESRCWYCGCTTVITRNKSAADTYLDDLAREIALYNLHLDSSRRVVQLHLGGGTPTFFTARQLDRLGELLRCYFQFDKDAEISVEIDPRRLSWDQVEALVRLGARRASLGIQDTDRRVQLAIHRHQPHALNEQAFTWLRAAGFSSINVDLIYGLPLQTVDSFDRTLDDVLGLEPDRLSVFGYAHVPWLKPSQNIFDERGQLPDAETRLALWQLAHQRLTSARYIDIGLDHFARPQDELAVAQREQTLHRNFQGYSTRAGASVYAFGMSAISSIGNVYFQNARSLTDYHDALQAGRLPVQRGLRLTDEDARRRTLIMRLMCDRRLDFRRLSADLGIDVRQIYATELASLDDLERDGAVELSETELRVTSRGAPLLRVIAQRFDAYHVPSTGRHSQAI, from the coding sequence ATGATCTCCACGCACGACGCCCTCCTGTCCGCCTCGTCCGCGACACCTCCGCTCGATCTGGAGTTGATTAAAAAATACGCCGCCGCCGCCCCGCGCTACACATCCTACCCGCCCGCCACCCAGTTCACCGCCGATCTCCCCGCCATCCGTTTCGAAGACGCCATCGCCGAGGACAACGCCACCGGCGTCCGCCCGCTCTCCCTCTATATCCATCTCCCCTTTTGCGAATCGCGCTGCTGGTACTGCGGCTGCACCACCGTCATCACCCGCAATAAATCTGCCGCCGACACCTACCTCGACGACCTGGCCCGCGAAATCGCCCTCTATAATCTCCACCTCGATTCCAGCCGCCGCGTCGTCCAACTCCACCTCGGCGGCGGCACGCCCACCTTCTTCACCGCCCGCCAGCTCGACCGCCTGGGCGAACTCCTTCGCTGCTATTTCCAATTCGATAAAGACGCCGAGATCTCCGTCGAAATCGATCCCCGCCGCCTTTCCTGGGATCAGGTCGAGGCCCTTGTCCGCCTTGGTGCCCGCCGCGCCTCCCTCGGTATCCAGGACACGGATCGCCGCGTGCAACTCGCCATTCACCGCCACCAGCCCCACGCGCTCAACGAGCAGGCCTTCACCTGGCTCCGCGCCGCCGGCTTCTCCTCCATCAACGTCGACCTCATCTACGGCCTGCCTCTCCAGACCGTCGACTCCTTCGACCGCACCCTCGACGACGTCCTCGGCCTCGAACCGGACCGCCTCTCCGTCTTCGGCTACGCCCACGTCCCCTGGCTCAAGCCGTCCCAAAACATTTTCGACGAACGTGGCCAGCTCCCCGACGCCGAGACCCGCCTCGCCCTCTGGCAGCTCGCCCACCAGCGCCTCACCTCCGCCCGCTACATCGACATCGGCCTCGATCACTTCGCCCGCCCCCAGGACGAACTCGCCGTTGCCCAGCGCGAGCAGACCCTCCACCGCAATTTCCAAGGCTACAGCACCCGCGCCGGCGCCTCCGTCTACGCCTTCGGCATGTCCGCCATTTCTTCTATCGGAAACGTCTACTTCCAAAACGCCCGCTCGCTCACCGACTATCACGACGCCCTTCAAGCCGGCCGCCTCCCCGTCCAGCGCGGCCTCCGCCTCACCGACGAAGACGCCCGCCGCCGCACACTCATCATGCGTCTCATGTGCGACCGCCGCCTCGATTTCCGCCGCCTCTCCGCCGACCTCGGCATCGACGTCCGGCAGATTTACGCCACAGAACTTGCTTCACTCGACGATCTCGAACGCGATGGCGCCGTGGAACTCTCCGAAACCGAGCTGCGCGTCACCTCTCGTGGAGCCCCGCTCCTGCGCGTCATCGCCCAGCGCTTCGACGCCTATCACGTGCCGTCCACCGGCCGTCACTCGCAGGCCATCTGA
- a CDS encoding sulfite exporter TauE/SafE family protein → MEFAGIQSPAAAFLAGLTTSLHCVGMCGPLACALTPAGKDRSDPQTVNTVYHISRILGYTTLGLLVGALGQGPLNAFNGAPLRFGPWLFAAFFILVAFRLDKRLPRFAWLTRLQFRLQQKLRGRSRLAAAAGIGLATPLLPCAPLYFILTIAAFSGSAARGAEFMLSFALGTLPLLWLAQTHYAWLRTKLSPRTLARAQTALALLAAAIVLWRLRGTFGASAPTLDNLLCHFSS, encoded by the coding sequence ATGGAATTCGCCGGCATCCAGTCCCCCGCCGCCGCCTTTCTCGCAGGCCTCACCACGAGCCTGCACTGCGTCGGCATGTGCGGACCGCTCGCCTGCGCCCTCACGCCCGCCGGCAAGGACCGCTCCGACCCGCAGACGGTCAACACCGTCTACCACATCTCCCGTATCCTGGGCTACACGACACTCGGCCTCCTCGTCGGCGCTCTCGGCCAGGGCCCGCTCAACGCCTTCAACGGCGCCCCGCTGCGCTTCGGCCCCTGGCTCTTCGCCGCGTTCTTCATCCTCGTCGCCTTCCGCCTCGATAAACGCCTCCCGCGCTTCGCCTGGCTCACGCGCCTCCAATTCCGTCTCCAACAAAAACTCCGTGGACGCTCCCGCCTCGCCGCCGCCGCCGGCATCGGCCTCGCCACCCCGCTCCTGCCCTGCGCACCGCTCTACTTCATTCTCACGATCGCCGCCTTCTCCGGCTCCGCCGCGCGCGGCGCAGAGTTCATGCTCTCGTTCGCCCTCGGCACGCTCCCGCTCCTCTGGCTCGCGCAAACCCACTACGCCTGGCTCCGCACCAAACTCTCGCCACGCACCCTCGCCCGCGCCCAGACCGCTCTCGCTCTCCTCGCCGCCGCCATCGTCCTCTGGCGCCTGCGCGGCACGTTCGGCGCATCGGCTCCGACTCTCGACAACCTCCTCTGCCATTTCTCGTCATGA
- a CDS encoding cbb3-type cytochrome c oxidase N-terminal domain-containing protein: protein MTPDPKHDPKEDPVRHHVFDGIAEYDRRLPNWWLLTFYGAIIFAIAYWFDRQIFARTDDAKDIQAEIARIDAVKLAAAGTRDDPTLWKMSRNPAFVTAGADTYKNTCASCHGNELKGGVGPSLVDAVWIHGSKPLDLIATVENGVPAKGMPTWGPLLGSKKINEVTAFILSHHPAPSGTE, encoded by the coding sequence ATGACGCCTGATCCCAAACACGACCCGAAGGAAGATCCCGTCCGCCACCACGTCTTCGACGGCATCGCCGAATACGACCGCCGCCTCCCCAACTGGTGGCTCCTCACCTTCTACGGCGCCATCATCTTCGCCATCGCCTACTGGTTCGACCGCCAGATCTTCGCCCGCACCGACGACGCCAAAGACATCCAGGCCGAGATCGCCCGCATCGACGCCGTCAAACTCGCCGCCGCCGGCACCCGCGACGATCCCACCCTCTGGAAAATGAGCCGTAACCCCGCGTTCGTCACCGCCGGTGCCGACACCTACAAAAACACCTGCGCCAGCTGCCACGGCAACGAACTCAAAGGTGGCGTCGGCCCCAGCCTCGTCGATGCCGTCTGGATACACGGCAGCAAGCCGCTCGACCTGATCGCCACCGTCGAAAACGGCGTCCCCGCCAAGGGCATGCCCACCTGGGGCCCGCTCCTCGGCTCCAAAAAAATCAACGAAGTCACCGCCTTCATCCTCAGCCACCACCCCGCGCCCTCGGGCACAGAATAG
- a CDS encoding heavy metal translocating P-type ATPase yields MSALPSLSVPVAASASERSARVCRHCGSPSFDRDFCCSGCAFVHRLIHDEGFETYYDLRDKITNPAEFAATAPRDHGWLASLQRDAQAAAGESSTASLSVSIQGISCVGCVWLIEKIFARQPGAGRIEVNAQTGQARLSWLKTQFDAAAFASELQRFNYLVGPANTAISGRRSESQQLARRLGLCTAFAMNVMLFTLPAYFGLEAASRYTHLFSTLAMGFATLSLLAGGGYFLNRAGAALRERTLHIDLPIALGIVGAFIGSFYGWIAQIEEYQYFDFVSGFIVLMLLGRWAQVAAVERNQRRLLSEQPAPPRVPLYAPDGSRTEVAPEEIRPGQHIGVASGQTIPVDGVLASLEATLGLAWINGESEPRLFRASQHVSAGAQNLSRSEIRVIATQPWENSLFAQLLKPVTRAAFRHRTIERVIQGYLIAIIGAAIVSGLCWWLSTGDPVHAGAVVTAVLVVSCPCALGLAFPLTDEIATVRLRRRGVFVRSPDLWPRLAKIDRVVFDKTGTLTLETPELQNPDTLRSLSTDARAALLTMVADSAHPVARCLHAELLALDSLDPAPGSPREVTGYGIELGPWRLGRADWAAFSRIPSHGAKNETALSHLGRIVATFSCTDTVRTDARREIAALSARGLSTTILSGDTTAKVRQLALELALPAHRAIGENSPREKAAWLDAHSPDRTLMLGDGANDSLAFDRALVRGTPVIHRGLLEQKADFYFLGRGIGGIRALFEVNDARARTHRALLTFMIAYNAVAVGLSVTGHMHPLLAAVLMPLSSLATLAIVATGLRPLRSVA; encoded by the coding sequence ATGAGCGCGCTCCCGTCCTTGTCCGTCCCCGTAGCCGCGAGCGCCAGCGAGCGGTCCGCCCGCGTCTGCCGCCACTGCGGCTCTCCCTCTTTCGACCGCGATTTCTGCTGCTCCGGCTGCGCCTTCGTCCACCGCCTCATACACGACGAGGGATTCGAGACGTATTACGATCTTCGCGACAAGATCACCAACCCCGCCGAGTTCGCCGCCACCGCCCCGCGCGACCACGGCTGGCTCGCCTCGCTTCAACGCGACGCCCAGGCCGCCGCCGGCGAATCCTCCACCGCATCGCTCTCCGTTTCCATCCAGGGAATCTCCTGCGTCGGCTGCGTCTGGCTCATCGAAAAAATCTTCGCCCGCCAGCCCGGCGCCGGCCGCATCGAGGTCAACGCCCAGACCGGTCAGGCCCGCCTCTCCTGGCTCAAAACCCAATTCGACGCCGCGGCCTTCGCCTCCGAGCTCCAGCGTTTCAACTACCTCGTCGGCCCCGCAAACACCGCCATCAGCGGCCGCCGTTCCGAGAGCCAGCAACTCGCCCGCCGCCTCGGCCTCTGCACCGCCTTCGCGATGAACGTAATGCTCTTCACGCTCCCCGCCTACTTCGGCCTCGAGGCGGCCAGCCGCTACACGCACCTCTTCTCCACGCTCGCGATGGGCTTCGCCACGCTGAGCCTCCTCGCCGGCGGCGGCTACTTCCTCAATCGCGCCGGCGCCGCCCTCCGGGAGCGCACGCTCCACATCGACCTCCCCATCGCCCTCGGCATCGTCGGCGCCTTCATCGGCTCTTTCTACGGCTGGATCGCGCAGATCGAGGAGTATCAGTATTTCGACTTCGTCAGCGGTTTCATCGTCCTCATGCTTCTCGGTCGCTGGGCCCAGGTCGCTGCCGTCGAACGCAACCAGCGCCGCCTCCTTAGCGAACAACCCGCCCCGCCCCGCGTCCCGCTCTACGCGCCCGACGGCTCCCGCACCGAGGTCGCTCCGGAGGAGATCCGTCCCGGCCAGCACATCGGCGTCGCCTCCGGACAAACCATCCCGGTCGATGGCGTCCTCGCCTCCCTCGAAGCCACCCTCGGCCTCGCCTGGATCAACGGCGAATCCGAACCGCGCCTTTTCCGCGCCAGCCAGCACGTCTCCGCCGGCGCGCAAAATCTCTCCCGCTCCGAGATCCGCGTCATCGCCACCCAGCCCTGGGAAAACTCGCTCTTCGCCCAACTCCTCAAACCCGTCACCCGCGCCGCCTTCCGCCACCGCACCATCGAGCGCGTCATCCAGGGCTATCTCATCGCGATCATCGGCGCCGCCATCGTCTCCGGTCTCTGCTGGTGGTTGTCCACCGGCGATCCCGTCCACGCCGGCGCCGTCGTCACCGCCGTCCTCGTCGTCTCCTGCCCCTGCGCACTCGGCCTCGCCTTCCCGCTCACCGACGAAATCGCCACCGTCCGCCTCCGACGCCGCGGCGTCTTCGTCCGCAGCCCCGACCTCTGGCCGCGCCTCGCTAAAATCGACCGCGTCGTCTTCGACAAAACCGGCACGCTCACCCTCGAAACCCCCGAGCTCCAAAACCCCGATACGCTCCGCTCCCTCTCGACCGACGCCCGCGCCGCCTTGCTCACGATGGTCGCCGACAGCGCCCACCCCGTCGCCCGCTGCCTCCACGCCGAACTCCTCGCCCTCGATTCCCTCGATCCCGCCCCCGGTTCTCCCCGCGAAGTCACCGGCTACGGCATCGAACTCGGCCCCTGGCGCCTCGGCCGCGCCGACTGGGCCGCCTTCAGCCGCATCCCCTCTCACGGTGCCAAAAACGAAACCGCCCTCAGCCACCTCGGCCGCATCGTCGCCACTTTCTCCTGCACCGACACCGTCCGCACCGATGCCCGCCGCGAGATCGCCGCCCTCTCCGCGCGCGGCCTCTCCACGACCATCCTCAGCGGCGACACCACCGCTAAGGTCCGCCAACTCGCTCTCGAACTCGCCCTCCCGGCCCACCGCGCCATCGGCGAAAACTCCCCCCGCGAAAAAGCCGCCTGGCTCGACGCCCACTCCCCCGACCGCACGCTCATGCTCGGCGACGGCGCCAACGACTCCCTCGCCTTCGACCGCGCCCTCGTCCGCGGCACGCCCGTCATCCACCGCGGTCTCCTCGAGCAAAAAGCCGATTTCTATTTCCTCGGCCGCGGCATCGGCGGCATCCGCGCCCTCTTCGAAGTCAACGACGCCCGCGCCCGCACCCACCGCGCGCTCCTCACCTTCATGATCGCGTACAACGCCGTCGCCGTCGGCCTCTCCGTCACCGGCCACATGCACCCGCTCCTCGCCGCCGTGCTCATGCCCCTCAGCTCCCTCGCCACTCTCGCTATTGTCGCCACCGGCCTCCGCCCGCTGCGCTCCGTCGCCTGA
- the ccoG gene encoding cytochrome c oxidase accessory protein CcoG encodes MPPTPHDHGEKNPAPASSPARAKVGFARPTRDAVTTIREDGSHRYLHPADAPGRFFKARTLSGWLLIVVYLSLPWIKIGAHPAVFLDVAARRFHLFGLTFAFQDIWMLFFGITGLGFGLFFITSLLGRVWCGWACPQTVFLDHIYRRIERLLEGDAPKRRALDAAPWTTAKILRRSAKHILYVAVSAIIAHLFLAYFISIPALWSMMSAAPAEHWGAFVFVALFTGALYGNFAWFREQLCLIICPYGRLQSVLIDDHSLVIGYDEKRGEPRGKLSIPNAGACIDCNRCVRVCPTGIDIRQGLQMECIGCAACVDACDEVMTKINRPTGLIRYDSLSGLRGEKTKWLRPRVFIYGALLLVGAIVATLALSTVRPANLQITRLGGTPYFVDATSVRNQFLVRIVNKRDHAQRFALTISDPSVEISGWSDAVELAPGVEEVRPLILQIPLGRYTGPAHLQVQVTSLDESFSLKRTIDFVGPNPAYMKKSSAPDGSAGVPPAPSSSTATP; translated from the coding sequence ATGCCGCCGACTCCACACGACCATGGCGAAAAGAACCCTGCGCCCGCTTCGTCTCCTGCACGCGCCAAGGTCGGCTTCGCCCGGCCCACGCGCGACGCGGTCACGACGATCCGCGAAGACGGTTCTCACCGCTACTTGCACCCCGCCGACGCGCCCGGTCGTTTCTTCAAAGCGCGCACGCTCTCCGGTTGGCTGCTCATCGTCGTCTATCTCTCGCTCCCCTGGATAAAAATCGGCGCCCACCCCGCCGTCTTCCTCGATGTCGCCGCCCGCCGCTTCCACCTCTTCGGCCTCACCTTCGCCTTTCAAGACATCTGGATGCTCTTCTTCGGCATCACCGGCCTCGGCTTCGGACTCTTCTTCATAACATCCCTCCTCGGCCGCGTCTGGTGCGGCTGGGCCTGCCCGCAAACCGTCTTCCTCGACCACATCTACCGCCGCATCGAGCGCCTCCTCGAAGGCGACGCCCCCAAACGTCGCGCCCTCGACGCCGCGCCGTGGACCACCGCCAAAATCCTCCGCCGCTCCGCCAAGCACATCCTCTACGTCGCCGTATCCGCGATCATCGCACACCTCTTCCTCGCCTACTTCATTTCCATCCCCGCGCTCTGGTCCATGATGAGCGCCGCCCCCGCCGAACACTGGGGAGCCTTCGTCTTCGTCGCTCTCTTCACCGGCGCCCTCTACGGCAACTTCGCCTGGTTCCGCGAACAGCTTTGCCTCATCATCTGCCCCTACGGCCGCCTCCAATCTGTTCTCATCGACGACCACTCCCTCGTGATCGGCTACGACGAAAAACGCGGCGAACCTCGCGGCAAGCTCTCCATCCCCAACGCCGGCGCCTGCATCGATTGCAACCGCTGCGTCCGCGTCTGCCCCACTGGCATCGATATCCGCCAGGGCCTCCAGATGGAGTGCATCGGCTGCGCCGCCTGCGTCGATGCGTGCGACGAGGTCATGACCAAAATCAACCGCCCCACCGGCCTCATCCGCTACGATTCCCTCTCAGGGCTGCGCGGCGAAAAAACCAAATGGCTCCGCCCGCGCGTCTTCATCTACGGCGCGCTCCTCCTCGTCGGCGCCATCGTTGCCACCCTCGCGCTTTCCACCGTCCGCCCCGCCAACCTCCAGATCACCCGCCTCGGCGGTACGCCCTACTTCGTCGACGCCACCTCCGTCCGAAATCAATTCTTGGTCCGCATCGTCAACAAACGCGACCACGCCCAGCGCTTCGCTCTCACGATCTCCGACCCATCTGTCGAAATCTCCGGCTGGAGCGACGCCGTCGAACTCGCACCCGGCGTCGAGGAAGTCCGCCCGCTTATTCTCCAAATCCCGCTCGGCCGCTACACCGGCCCCGCCCACCTCCAAGTGCAGGTCACCTCGCTCGACGAATCCTTCTCGCTCAAACGCACCATCGACTTCGTCGGCCCCAACCCCGCCTACATGAAAAAATCATCCGCCCCGGATGGGAGCGCCGGCGTCCCGCCAGCTCCGTCCTCCTCCACCGCAACACCATGA
- the ccoN gene encoding cytochrome-c oxidase, cbb3-type subunit I: MQDRKITLHFNDQIVRQFLLASVIWGAVGMIVGVLVASQLNYWRLNFDLPWLTFGRLRPLHTNAVIFAFVGNMMFAGVYYSTQRLVRARLASDFLSQLHFWGWQLIIVAAAITLPLGFSRGKEYAELIWPINIAVAAIWVVFAVNFFWTLARRHEPALYVAIWFYIATIITVAMLYIVNHLSIPTSLLHSYPVFGGVQDALVQWWYGHNAVAFFLTTPILGIMYYFIPKAAGRPVYSYRLSVIHFWSLVFVYIWAGPHHLLNTALPGWLQALGMTFSLMLWAPSWGGMLNGLLTLRGAWDKVRTDPVLKFFAAAVTFYGMATFEGPLLSIKAVNALGHYTDWIIGHVHAGALGWNGFMAAGMTYWLVPRLWNKPLHSQSLANLHFWLGTVGILLYVAAMWTSGITQGLMLGATTEGGTVLAYPSFLDTLNSIRLMMLMRVIGGGLYLVGWLMLAYNLWRTIRGAQPVNSSIDVFIEDKPAEPRLKLAPAFINPPVLFSVFGSLFACAWLFGNDLIMLGGLFGTITCVILAFAHFRAKDAVWGAWYDKLIVNVLPFTILTFIAVAAGGLIQIIPTTLVHRAANVEDRIQVPYTPLELAGRDIYVREGCYNCHSQMIRTLVPDVLRYGDYSRLGESIYDFPHQWGSKRTGPDLARVGGKYSNTWHFRHLLDPRSISPGSNMPNYPWLAENATDVAALSSKLNVQRTLGVPYPAMSPAEIAASVKTQSDGIVDNLRAEGDVIAPDREIVALIAYLQKLGKSEKVTPATAAK; this comes from the coding sequence ATGCAAGACCGCAAAATCACTCTCCACTTCAACGACCAGATCGTCCGCCAGTTCCTCCTCGCCTCCGTCATTTGGGGCGCCGTCGGCATGATCGTCGGCGTGCTCGTCGCCTCTCAGCTCAACTATTGGCGCCTCAACTTCGATCTCCCCTGGCTCACCTTCGGCCGTCTCCGCCCGCTCCATACCAACGCCGTCATCTTCGCCTTCGTCGGCAACATGATGTTCGCCGGTGTTTACTACTCCACGCAGCGCCTCGTCCGCGCCCGCCTCGCCAGCGACTTCCTCTCGCAACTCCACTTCTGGGGCTGGCAGCTCATCATCGTGGCCGCTGCCATCACGCTCCCGCTCGGCTTCTCCCGCGGCAAGGAATACGCCGAGCTCATCTGGCCCATCAACATCGCCGTCGCCGCCATCTGGGTCGTCTTTGCGGTTAACTTCTTCTGGACGCTCGCCCGCCGCCACGAGCCCGCCCTCTACGTCGCCATCTGGTTCTACATCGCGACCATCATCACCGTGGCGATGCTCTACATCGTCAACCACCTCAGCATCCCCACGAGCCTCCTCCACTCGTATCCGGTCTTCGGTGGCGTCCAGGACGCCCTCGTCCAGTGGTGGTACGGCCACAACGCCGTGGCCTTCTTCCTCACCACGCCGATCCTCGGCATCATGTACTACTTCATCCCGAAGGCCGCGGGACGTCCGGTGTACAGCTACCGCCTTTCCGTCATCCATTTTTGGTCCCTCGTCTTCGTTTATATCTGGGCGGGTCCTCACCATCTCCTGAACACCGCATTACCCGGCTGGCTCCAGGCCCTGGGCATGACGTTCTCACTCATGCTCTGGGCCCCGTCTTGGGGCGGCATGTTAAACGGCCTGCTCACCCTTCGCGGCGCATGGGATAAAGTCCGCACCGACCCCGTCCTCAAATTCTTCGCCGCCGCCGTCACCTTCTACGGCATGGCCACCTTCGAGGGTCCGCTCCTCTCCATCAAAGCCGTCAACGCCCTCGGCCATTACACCGACTGGATCATCGGCCACGTCCACGCCGGCGCCCTCGGCTGGAACGGTTTCATGGCCGCCGGTATGACTTACTGGCTCGTCCCCCGCCTCTGGAACAAGCCGCTCCACTCGCAGAGTCTCGCCAACCTCCATTTCTGGCTCGGGACCGTCGGCATCCTCCTCTACGTCGCCGCCATGTGGACCTCGGGCATCACCCAGGGCCTCATGCTCGGCGCCACCACCGAGGGCGGCACCGTCCTCGCCTACCCCAGCTTCCTGGATACGCTCAACAGCATCCGCCTCATGATGCTCATGCGCGTCATCGGCGGCGGCCTCTACCTCGTCGGCTGGCTCATGCTCGCCTACAACCTCTGGCGCACCATCCGTGGTGCCCAGCCGGTCAACAGCTCCATCGATGTCTTCATCGAGGACAAACCCGCCGAGCCACGCCTCAAGCTCGCCCCCGCCTTTATCAATCCGCCCGTCCTCTTCTCCGTCTTCGGCTCGCTCTTCGCCTGCGCGTGGCTCTTCGGCAACGACCTCATCATGCTCGGCGGCCTCTTCGGCACCATCACCTGCGTGATCCTCGCCTTCGCCCACTTCCGCGCAAAAGACGCCGTCTGGGGCGCCTGGTACGACAAGCTCATCGTGAACGTCCTGCCCTTCACCATCCTCACCTTCATCGCCGTCGCCGCCGGCGGACTCATCCAGATCATCCCGACGACCCTCGTCCACCGCGCCGCCAACGTCGAAGACCGCATCCAGGTTCCCTACACGCCGCTCGAACTCGCCGGCCGCGACATCTATGTCCGCGAGGGTTGCTACAACTGCCACTCGCAGATGATCCGCACCCTCGTCCCCGACGTGCTCCGCTACGGCGACTACTCCCGCCTCGGCGAATCCATCTACGACTTTCCGCACCAATGGGGCTCCAAACGCACCGGGCCCGATCTCGCCCGCGTCGGCGGCAAGTATTCAAACACCTGGCACTTCCGCCACCTGCTCGACCCGCGATCCATCTCGCCGGGCTCCAACATGCCGAATTACCCGTGGCTCGCCGAAAACGCCACCGACGTCGCCGCCCTCTCCAGCAAGCTCAACGTCCAGCGCACCCTCGGCGTTCCCTACCCCGCGATGAGCCCCGCCGAAATCGCCGCCAGCGTGAAGACCCAGTCCGACGGCATCGTCGATAACCTCCGCGCCGAAGGCGACGTCATCGCCCCCGACCGCGAGATCGTCGCCCTCATCGCCTACCTCCAAAAGCTCGGCAAATCCGAAAAAGTCACTCCCGCCACCGCCGCCAAATAA
- a CDS encoding putative transporter, which yields MDWIVTLFTHESVAHAVIGFSIVIALGLGIGAIRVFGIKLGVAGVLFAGIACGHFGMQLNPEVLEFIREFGLILFVFAIGLQVGPGFFASFRRQGVTLNILAATTVILGSLITIGLFKFASVPLPAAMGLLSGATTNTPSLGAAGQALRQFAETTPAMLTQLGMAYAVAYPFGIIGTILAMIAVRVFFRINIATEARELEDARKSDKRDVHALTLEVQNPNLFGVTISRVPGLVEGKAVISRLHRDGVSQLARPDTVLQRGDILTVVMPADRADTLRIAIGNPTTAIPATGTGQLTTRRVLITRENVLGKGVNKLDLHTRFGVNVTRVSRTGEDFTATSGLTLQFGDLLTIVGHEADVRNAAAALGDSAKDLNHPRLAPIFVGIALGVLLGSMPFYIPGMPAALKLGLAGGPLFVAIILSRVGNFGSLVWYMPPSANHLMREMGIALFLACVGLRAGGAFFDVLLHGGGLRWMLLGTIVTLVPVLVIGFIGRKFFKINYVSLCGVIAGSMTDPPALAFAQTVTGSEATSVAYATVYPLTMILRIFAAQLIVLLFFA from the coding sequence ATGGACTGGATCGTCACCCTCTTCACTCATGAATCGGTCGCCCACGCGGTGATCGGATTCAGCATCGTCATCGCCCTCGGCCTCGGCATCGGCGCCATCCGAGTCTTCGGCATCAAACTCGGTGTAGCCGGCGTCCTCTTCGCCGGCATCGCCTGCGGCCATTTCGGAATGCAGCTCAACCCCGAGGTGCTCGAATTCATCCGCGAATTCGGCCTCATCCTCTTCGTCTTCGCCATCGGCCTCCAGGTCGGCCCCGGCTTCTTCGCCTCCTTCCGCCGCCAGGGCGTCACGTTGAATATCCTCGCCGCCACCACTGTCATCCTCGGCTCGTTGATCACCATCGGCCTGTTCAAATTCGCCTCCGTCCCGCTCCCCGCTGCCATGGGCCTGCTCTCCGGCGCCACCACCAACACCCCCAGCCTCGGAGCCGCCGGCCAGGCGCTCCGGCAGTTCGCCGAGACCACCCCCGCCATGCTCACTCAGCTCGGCATGGCCTACGCCGTCGCCTACCCGTTCGGCATCATCGGCACCATCCTCGCGATGATCGCCGTCCGCGTTTTCTTCCGCATCAACATCGCCACCGAGGCCCGCGAACTCGAAGACGCCCGCAAATCCGACAAACGCGACGTCCACGCCCTCACCCTCGAGGTCCAGAACCCCAACCTCTTCGGCGTAACCATTTCCCGGGTACCCGGCCTCGTCGAAGGCAAGGCCGTCATCTCCCGCCTCCACCGCGACGGCGTCAGCCAGCTCGCCCGGCCCGACACCGTCCTGCAACGCGGCGACATCCTCACCGTCGTCATGCCCGCCGACCGCGCCGACACCCTGCGCATCGCCATCGGCAATCCCACCACCGCCATCCCCGCGACCGGCACCGGCCAGCTCACCACCCGCCGCGTTCTCATCACCCGCGAAAACGTCCTCGGCAAAGGCGTCAATAAACTCGACCTCCACACCCGCTTCGGCGTCAACGTCACCCGCGTCTCCCGCACCGGCGAAGACTTCACCGCCACCAGCGGCCTCACCCTCCAGTTCGGCGACCTGCTCACCATCGTCGGCCACGAGGCCGATGTCCGTAACGCCGCCGCCGCCCTCGGCGATTCCGCGAAAGACCTCAATCACCCCCGCCTCGCCCCCATCTTCGTCGGCATCGCCCTCGGCGTCCTCCTCGGCTCCATGCCATTCTACATCCCCGGCATGCCCGCCGCCCTCAAACTCGGCCTCGCCGGCGGCCCCCTCTTCGTCGCGATCATCCTCAGCCGCGTCGGCAACTTCGGCTCCCTCGTCTGGTACATGCCTCCGAGCGCGAATCACTTGATGCGCGAAATGGGCATCGCCCTCTTCCTCGCCTGCGTCGGCCTCCGCGCCGGCGGCGCATTCTTCGATGTCCTGCTGCACGGCGGCGGCCTTCGCTGGATGCTCCTCGGCACCATCGTCACCCTCGTCCCCGTCCTCGTGATCGGATTCATCGGCCGCAAATTTTTCAAAATCAACTACGTCAGCCTCTGCGGCGTCATCGCCGGCAGCATGACCGATCCTCCCGCACTCGCCTTCGCCCAGACCGTCACCGGCTCGGAAGCCACCTCGGTCGCCTACGCCACCGTTTATCCGCTCACGATGATCCTCCGCATATTCGCCGCCCAGCTCATCGTCCTGCTCTTCTTCGCCTGA